From the genome of Pelobates fuscus isolate aPelFus1 chromosome 6, aPelFus1.pri, whole genome shotgun sequence, one region includes:
- the LOC134565708 gene encoding putative tyrosine carboxypeptidase MATCAP2 has protein sequence MKPSNLQKEKDTFFKSNFMYNPQFEYAKTPLPSASAQNSHASNRFLQVAIGIIQNTLKKYKNYEHYEKATGGNLLSTKQIHQQARKYMEAEGCQGEIAVNLTEDVVSQASMGTVKRKPTMTINVSMARELWLQGTLRHEIGTHYFRTVNNSKQPWNNSNGRVKYGLKPANPTEEGLATIHSLIFHPDPDLCRVALLYYTIYQASLMSFSELFEHLKIFIKDPEARWYYCVRAKRGLTDTAQPGCCTKDQVYLEGVLHILRHRHTIDFKLLMAMGKVSYADINRLKKIAVISNPRIPQFLKDRNRYMMRLEKIMQVNKLTDASLRTLVD, from the coding sequence ATGAAGCCTTCAAATTTGCAAAAAGAGaaggatacatttttcaaatcaaACTTTATGTACAACCCTCAGTTTGAATATGCAAAAACTCCTCTGCCATCTGCCTCAGCTCAGAACAGCCATGCTTCTAACAGATTTCTTCAAGTGGCCATTGGtataatacaaaatacactcaagaaatataaaaattatgaaCACTATGAAAAAGCTACAGGAGGCAATCTTCTATCAACAAAGCAGATCCATCAGCAAGCACGCAAATACATGGAAGCTGAAGGTTGTCAAGGGGAGATTGCTGTTAATCTCACTGAAGATGTAGTTTCACAAGCCTCTATGGGAACTGTGAAAAGGAAACCAACAATGACAATCAATGTCTCTATGGCACGAGAACTGTGGCTacaagggacactgagacatgagaTTGGAACTCATTATTTTAGAACGGTCAACAACAGTAAACAGCCATGGAATAACAGCAATGGTAGAGTAAAATATGGACTGAAGCCAGCAAACCCAACTGAAGAAGGACTGGCAACCATCCACAGCCTTATATTTCATCCTGATCCCGATTTGTGCAGAGTTGCCCTCCTGTACTATACCATCTACCAAGCAAGCTTAATGTCCTTCAGTGAACTATTTGAGCATTTGAAAATATTTATCAAAGACCCAGAAGCCAGGTGGTATTATTGTGTCCGAGCAAAGAGGGGCCTGACAGACACAGCACAGCCAGGATGTTGTACCAAGGATCAAGTATACCTTGAAGGTGTTCTACACATCCTAAGGCACAGGCATACCATAGATTTCAAGCTTTTAATGGCAATGGGAAAGGTTTCCTATGCAGATATAAACCGTCTAAAAAAGATTGCAGTGATCAGTAATCCAAGGATCCCTCAGTTTCTCAAGGACAGGAACCGGTACATGATGCGTCTGGAGAAGATAATGCAAGTCAACAAACTAACCGACGCTTCGCTAAGAACGCTTGTCGATTGA